A DNA window from Schistocerca gregaria isolate iqSchGreg1 chromosome 2, iqSchGreg1.2, whole genome shotgun sequence contains the following coding sequences:
- the LOC126336937 gene encoding B-cell receptor-associated protein 31, which produces MSLQWTIIAAFLYAEIAVVLLLVLPVASPQRWQKIFKSRFLKSLTSQAQIYFVVLLAVLVLFFLDAIREMKKYSSPDESTHQHLDAEMQVNMRLFRAQRNFYISGFALFLSLVIRRLVCLMSMQATLLAQSEAAMQQARSATTTAQSLMAQNQTSAAQNDTNEAHDKEVTELKKKLAKLESDLEREKKDKEAIKAQAQSVSTEYDRLNEEFRKMQAKVDVASGEPKKDA; this is translated from the coding sequence ATGAGTCTCCAGTGGACAATAATTGCTGCCTTTCTGTATGCGGAAATTGCTGTTGTTCTTCTGTTGGTGTTGCCTGTTGCTTCACCGCAAAGAtggcaaaaaattttcaaatcaagATTTTTGAAAAGCCTCACAAGCCAGGCACAAATCTATTTCGTTGTGTTGCTGGCAGTGCTGGTTCTCTTCTTTCTCGACGCCATACGTGAAATGAAGAAGTATTCCAGTCCAGATGAATCTACGCACCAGCATCTTGATGCCGAAATGCAGGTGAATATGCGCCTTTTCAGAGCTCAGAGGAATTTTTACATATCAGGTTTTGCTCTGTTCTTGTCACTGGTAATTCGGCGACTTGTGTGCTTAATGTCAATGCAAGCAACGTTGTTGGCACAAAGTGAAGCTGCTATGCAACAAGCTAGATCAGCAACTACTACAGCTCAGAGTCTCATGGCACAGAATCAGACAAGCGCGGCACAGAATGACACGAACGAAGCCCATGACAAGGAGGTGACAGAGCTGAAAAAGAAGCTTGCGAAACTGGAGAGCGATCTAGAACGCGAGAAGAAAGATAAAGAGGCCATTAAAGCTCAAGCACAATCTGTTAGCACAGAATATGATCGTCTAAATGAAGAATTTCGTAAGATGCAAGCCAAGGTAGACGTTGCTTCTGGTGAGCCGAAGAAAGATGCTTAA